Below is a genomic region from Spirosoma radiotolerans.
CGTTCAGGCCGATATTTGATTCCAGGGCTGAGGTCAGCCACCAGCCAATATTGAGCCGCCCGGCTAGTTCGATCCACTCATCGCAATGGCGTAACCCACCCAAAAGGGTTGGTTTGAGAATAATATACTGCGGCTGGATTTTTTTCAGCAGGCGGAATTTATGCACATACTCCATCTGGCCGATCAGTTCCTCATCCAGCGCGATGGGCAGGGGCGAGTGGAGGCAAAGATCCGCCATCAGATCCGGCTGCCCGGCCCGGATCGGCTGCTCGATCGAATGCAGATCAAAGGCCGCCAGCCGTTCGAGTTTCGCCATCGCGTCGGCCGGCTGAAACGCCCCGTTGGCATCTACCCGAAGGGTAATCTGATCCGCTGGAAAGCGGCTGCGGATCATGGCCAGCAGCTCACACTCCTGTTCGAAGTCGATCGCGCCAATTTTAAGCTTCAGGGTCGTGTAACCCGCCTGGAGTTTCTCTTCGATCTGCTTGCGCATGAACGACTGGTTACCCATCCAGATGAGTCCATTGATAGGAAGCATTCGCTGACCAGCACTGAAATCAGACGCCCGGATCAGGCGACTACCTCCCGATAAGAAATCGAGCATGGCGGTTTCAAAGCCAAAGATAATGCTGGGGAAAGCCGGGCTGATAAGCTGATTGAGGATGATCGGGATGTTCCAACTAAAGAGCTGAAGGTCCATTTCCGTAAACTCGGCACAATATTGATCGAGTTTTTCCTCAAAGTCGGGTCGGTCATCAAAACTTAGCCCTTTTAGCGGGCCACACTCACCGTAGCCAATGACCGCCGGGTTATCGTCATCACAAATCCGGATTATGTAAGACGTTTTTTCCGTAAGGGTGCCGCGTGACGTACCCGCTTCGAAGCGAAAATGCAACGTGTATTTCAGGTAGTCGGCTTTTAAACTCATTGTACTAAACGGTGAGGACGGGATTTCCCAGTCCTAAAAGTACTAATTTTGACTGCTCAAGCTGGCAATATTACGAAATTATTAATGAAGCGTTTAGTGGGTAAGTGGCTACTCTTGCCATTTAGTGGAGTATATGGGCTCGTCATGGCTATTCGTAATTGGCTATTTAACAGTCACTTATTGGTCTCATTTTGCCCTTCTGTTTACACAATCAGTGTAGGGAATTTGACGGTTGGGGGTACCGGAAAAACACCTATGATTGAATTTTTGATTAAACGGTCTGTTTCCCGGCAACCCAATCGATCGGGAGCGACGGCTACCCTGAGCCGGGGTTATGGTCGCCAAACAACCGGGTTCCGCCTAGCCAATGAGACCGATACCGCGTCGACAATCGGGGATGAACCCCTGCAGCTTTACCGTAAATTTTCGCCTGCCATTCGGGTATATGTCGGCGAGCGCCGGGCGGATGCCATTCAGGCCATTATGGCGCTTGAGCCTGAGACAAAACAGGTTCTGCTGGACGATGCCTACCAGCATCGGGCTGTTCAGCCGCACCTGAATATCCTGCTCATGGACTATAATCGACCCTTTTATGCTGATTACCCCTTTCCGGCGGGCCGTCTGCGCGAAGGGCGAAATGGAGCCCGCCGGGCCGATGCTGTTGTGGTGACCAAATGCCCTACTGATTTATTTGCGACCGAGCAACAGCGTATATCGGCAAAGATTCGCCCG
It encodes:
- a CDS encoding o-succinylbenzoate synthase — protein: MSLKADYLKYTLHFRFEAGTSRGTLTEKTSYIIRICDDDNPAVIGYGECGPLKGLSFDDRPDFEEKLDQYCAEFTEMDLQLFSWNIPIILNQLISPAFPSIIFGFETAMLDFLSGGSRLIRASDFSAGQRMLPINGLIWMGNQSFMRKQIEEKLQAGYTTLKLKIGAIDFEQECELLAMIRSRFPADQITLRVDANGAFQPADAMAKLERLAAFDLHSIEQPIRAGQPDLMADLCLHSPLPIALDEELIGQMEYVHKFRLLKKIQPQYIILKPTLLGGLRHCDEWIELAGRLNIGWWLTSALESNIGLNAIAQYTAQFKHLLPQGLGTGQLYHNNVDSPLVVEQGQLHYDPARSWNLSPLLVDASH
- the lpxK gene encoding tetraacyldisaccharide 4'-kinase, whose amino-acid sequence is MAIRNWLFNSHLLVSFCPSVYTISVGNLTVGGTGKTPMIEFLIKRSVSRQPNRSGATATLSRGYGRQTTGFRLANETDTASTIGDEPLQLYRKFSPAIRVYVGERRADAIQAIMALEPETKQVLLDDAYQHRAVQPHLNILLMDYNRPFYADYPFPAGRLREGRNGARRADAVVVTKCPTDLFATEQQRISAKIRPYTRPDVPIFFAGLQYDLPVSFATRQAVSRLGDVLLVSGLANASPLEQYVRQTYRLVRHVPFSDHHAYSRPDFDTLLDRLPPQTALLTTEKDWVKLDALLTDQERATLPLYYLPVAVRFLPGQEARFMAFLDQSRLKNR